One window from the genome of Salvia miltiorrhiza cultivar Shanhuang (shh) chromosome 7, IMPLAD_Smil_shh, whole genome shotgun sequence encodes:
- the LOC130993165 gene encoding uncharacterized protein LOC130993165 isoform X2, protein MPFFLFMVGVSLGLVYKNMTCRVAASKKAIIRAGKLLVLGIFLQGGYFHGLNKLTYGVDLEQIRWMGILQRIAVAYWVAAMCEIWLRNDEKVDSGVSLLKKYKWQWAMAFMLSTIYLLMLYGLYVPDWEYHIPFEASSRAEVFKVKCGVRADTGPACNAAGMIDRAVLGIQRLYRKPIYARTEQCSINSPDYGPLPPDAPSWCRAPFDPEGILSTVMAIVSCLLGLQYGHVIVHFKEHKKRLSLWSYPSTGFMLLGLLCHVLGMHINKALYSFSYTCVTVGVAGILLATIYLVVDVHGWKRFTTVLEWLGMNALLIYVLVACNILPLILQGFYWKEPHNNILTLIGIGKHNH, encoded by the exons ATGCCATTTTTCCTATTCATGGTTGGTGTCTCACTGGGACTTGTATATAAG AATATGACTTGCAGAGTTGCTGCATCCAAGAAAGCAATAATCCGAGCAGGAAAGCTTTTAGTACTAGGGATTTTTCTGCAAG GTGGCTATTTCCATGGCCTTAATAAGCTGACGTATGGTGTGGACTTGGAACAGATCAGATGGATGGGCATATTGCAG AGAATCGCAGTAGCATATTGGGTTGCAGCAATGTGCGAGATTTGGCTTAGAAATGACGAGAAAGTTGATTCTGGAGTATCTTTGCTGAAGAAATATAAATGGCAATG GGCCATGGCGTTCATGCTTAGTACAATATATCTTCTGATGTTATATGGTTTATATGTTCCCGATTGGGAATACCATATCCCCTTCGAAGCATCTTCCAGAGCTGAGGTATTCAAG GTGAAATGTGGAGTTCGAGCTGATACGGGACCGGCATGCAATGCTGCGGGAATGATTGATCGTGCAGTTTTAGGTATTCAACGCTTGTACCGCAAGCCAATATATGCCAGAACAGAA CAATGCAGTATCAACTCACCTGATTATGGTCCACTTCCTCCAGATGCTCCTTCATGGTGTCGAGCCCCCTTCGATCCAGAAGGAATTTTAAG TACAGTGATGGCAATTGTCTCGTGCTTGCTAGGTTTACAGTATGGACATGTTATCGTCCACTTTAAG GAACACAAAAAAAGACTTTCTCTGTGGTCATATCCATCAACAGGCTTTATGCTCCTGGGATTGCTGTGTCACGTCTTAG GGATGCATATCAACAAGGCTCTTTACTCCTTCAGTTATACATGTGTTACTGTTGGCGTCGCAGGGATTCTACTCGCTACAATATATCTAGTG GTAGATGTGCATGGATGGAAGCGGTTCACCACAGTGCTTGAATGGTTGGGAATGAACGCGCTGCTGATATACGTTCTTGTAGCGTGCAATATCTTACCTCTTATTCTACAGGGGTTTTACTGGAAGGAACCTCATAACAACATT CTGACGTTGATTGGAATCGGGAAACATAATCATTGA
- the LOC130993165 gene encoding uncharacterized protein LOC130993165 isoform X1: MASYKLIRDGGDEGALDLRAKNCALRIDSGGHGVDVESAYLKSNTPSPRLRPPVLGGAGTGGIAKCTPPSGRLVSLDVFRGLTVVLMIIVDDAGGLIPSINHSPWNGLTLADFVMPFFLFMVGVSLGLVYKNMTCRVAASKKAIIRAGKLLVLGIFLQGGYFHGLNKLTYGVDLEQIRWMGILQRIAVAYWVAAMCEIWLRNDEKVDSGVSLLKKYKWQWAMAFMLSTIYLLMLYGLYVPDWEYHIPFEASSRAEVFKVKCGVRADTGPACNAAGMIDRAVLGIQRLYRKPIYARTEQCSINSPDYGPLPPDAPSWCRAPFDPEGILSTVMAIVSCLLGLQYGHVIVHFKEHKKRLSLWSYPSTGFMLLGLLCHVLGMHINKALYSFSYTCVTVGVAGILLATIYLVVDVHGWKRFTTVLEWLGMNALLIYVLVACNILPLILQGFYWKEPHNNILTLIGIGKHNH, translated from the exons ATGGCCTCGTACAAACTCATCAGAGACGGCGGCGACGAAGGGGCATTGGATTTGCGGGCTAAGAATTGCGCTCTGCGCATTGATAGCGGCGGCCATGGTGTTGATGTTGAGTCTGCTTATTTGAAGAGCAATACGCCTTCTCCTCGTTTGAGGCCGCCGGTGTTGGGCGGCGCTGGCACCGGCGGAATTGCTAAGTGCACTCCGCCGTCTGGTCGCCTAGTTTCCCTCGACGTTTTCCGCGGCCTCACTGTTGTG TTGATGATCATTGTTGATGATGCTGGTGGACTTATACCATCTATCAATCACTCACCATGGAATGGTTTGACCCTCGCAGATTTTGTTATGCCATTTTTCCTATTCATGGTTGGTGTCTCACTGGGACTTGTATATAAG AATATGACTTGCAGAGTTGCTGCATCCAAGAAAGCAATAATCCGAGCAGGAAAGCTTTTAGTACTAGGGATTTTTCTGCAAG GTGGCTATTTCCATGGCCTTAATAAGCTGACGTATGGTGTGGACTTGGAACAGATCAGATGGATGGGCATATTGCAG AGAATCGCAGTAGCATATTGGGTTGCAGCAATGTGCGAGATTTGGCTTAGAAATGACGAGAAAGTTGATTCTGGAGTATCTTTGCTGAAGAAATATAAATGGCAATG GGCCATGGCGTTCATGCTTAGTACAATATATCTTCTGATGTTATATGGTTTATATGTTCCCGATTGGGAATACCATATCCCCTTCGAAGCATCTTCCAGAGCTGAGGTATTCAAG GTGAAATGTGGAGTTCGAGCTGATACGGGACCGGCATGCAATGCTGCGGGAATGATTGATCGTGCAGTTTTAGGTATTCAACGCTTGTACCGCAAGCCAATATATGCCAGAACAGAA CAATGCAGTATCAACTCACCTGATTATGGTCCACTTCCTCCAGATGCTCCTTCATGGTGTCGAGCCCCCTTCGATCCAGAAGGAATTTTAAG TACAGTGATGGCAATTGTCTCGTGCTTGCTAGGTTTACAGTATGGACATGTTATCGTCCACTTTAAG GAACACAAAAAAAGACTTTCTCTGTGGTCATATCCATCAACAGGCTTTATGCTCCTGGGATTGCTGTGTCACGTCTTAG GGATGCATATCAACAAGGCTCTTTACTCCTTCAGTTATACATGTGTTACTGTTGGCGTCGCAGGGATTCTACTCGCTACAATATATCTAGTG GTAGATGTGCATGGATGGAAGCGGTTCACCACAGTGCTTGAATGGTTGGGAATGAACGCGCTGCTGATATACGTTCTTGTAGCGTGCAATATCTTACCTCTTATTCTACAGGGGTTTTACTGGAAGGAACCTCATAACAACATT CTGACGTTGATTGGAATCGGGAAACATAATCATTGA
- the LOC130993166 gene encoding UPF0481 protein At3g47200-like codes for MEEGKEWVISINKELENLPNTSEESAHWSKRSIYRIPASVTDVNTRAYKPQIVSFGPYHHGSDNMKAMEEHKRRALLHFLKRSNKPLQAYVDALTPVAQDLKDAYDQLPPHWHDTHKFLQLMIVDGCFILEILRAAAATSAPSTQARPPPPPSAPSHSQPQAHHQSPVRDYAANDPIFSNHGKLYIVPYLKRDMLMLENQLPMPLLEKLVAVQNDRSLKDCKDLTKRILKFFQQNVPAKNLHEFNHCLHILDIYRRSLLLEEPRGKKPERSSGHIHHGGDDIIRSATELNEAGIRIKRSKSRSLKDITFHGGVLKLPLIVVDDALESLYLNLIAFERFHVGAGNDLTSYIFFMDNIIDSSRDVSLLHSCGIIQNALGSDKAVAKLFNSLSKDITLDPDSSLDLVHKQVSAYCQQPWHQWRANLMHTYFTNPWAILSVVAAIFLFALTIVQTIYSVLGYVSPPP; via the exons ATGGAAGAAGGAAAAGAATGGGTGATCAGCATCAACAAGGAGCTAGAGAATCTGCCCAACACCTCGGAGGAGTCGGCACATTGGAGCAAGCGATCCATCTACCGCATCCCGGCCTCCGTCACCGATGTCAACACGCGCGCCTACAAGCCGCAGATCGTCTCCTTCGGCCCCTACCACCACGGCTCCGACAACATGAAGGCCATGGAGGAGCACAAGCGCCGCGCCCTCCTCCACTTCCTCAAGCGCTCCAACAAGCCCCTCCAGGCCTACGTCGACGCCCTCACCCCCGTCGCCCAGGACCTCAAGGACGCCTACGACCAGCTCCCCCCGCACTGGCACGACACCCACAAGTTCCTCCAGCTCATGATCGTCGACGGCTGCTTCATCTTGGAGATACTCCGCGCTGCCGCCGCCACCAGCGCCCCCTCCACTCAGGCCCGCCCCCCGCCCCCACCTTCGGCCCCCTCCCACTCCCAGCCTCAGGCTCATCATCAATCCCCGGTTAGAGATTACGCAGCTAATGATCCCATATTCAGCAACCACGGCAAGCTCTACATTGTCCCTTATCTAAAGCGAGATATGCTGATGCTCGAGAACCAGCTGCCCATGCCGCTTCTCGAGAAGCTCGTCGCCGTTCAGAATGACAGGTCACTCAAG GACTGCAAGGATCTCACGAAACGCATCCTCAAATTCTTCCAACAAAACGTTCCCGCAAAGAACCTGCATGAGTTCAACCACTGCCTCCACATCCTAGACATATACCGCAGGAGCTTGCTTCTGGAGGAGCCGCGCGGCAAGAAGCCAGAGAGAAGCAGCGGCCACATCCACCACGGCGGGGATGACATAATCCGGTCGGCCACGGAGCTGAACGAGGCCGGGATCCGCATCAAGCGGAGCAAGTCGAGGAGCCTCAAGGACATCACCTTCCACGGCGGGGTGCTGAAGCTGCCCCTGATCGTGGTGGACGACGCGCTGGAGTCGCTCTACCTCAACCTCATAGCCTTCGAGCGCTTCCACGTGGGGGCAGGGAACGACCTGACTTCGTATATATTCTTCATGGACAACATCATCGACAGCTCGAGGGATGTGAGCCTGCTGCACTCGTGCGGCATCATACAGAACGCGCTGGGCAGCGACAAGGCCGTGGCCAAGCTCTTCAACTCGCTGTCCAAGGACATCACCCTCGACCCTGACAGCAGCCTCGACCTGGTGCACAAGCAGGTCAGCGCCTACTGCCAGCAGCCCTGGCACCAGTGGAGGGCTAACCTCATGCACACCTACTTCACCAACCCCTGGGCCATTCTCTCCGTCGTCGCCGCCATCTTCCTCTTCGCTCTCACCATTGTTCAGACTATTTACAGTGTCTTAGGTTACGTCAGTCCTCCTCCTTAA
- the LOC130993165 gene encoding uncharacterized protein LOC130993165 isoform X3, whose amino-acid sequence MCEIWLRNDEKVDSGVSLLKKYKWQWAMAFMLSTIYLLMLYGLYVPDWEYHIPFEASSRAEVFKVKCGVRADTGPACNAAGMIDRAVLGIQRLYRKPIYARTEQCSINSPDYGPLPPDAPSWCRAPFDPEGILSTVMAIVSCLLGLQYGHVIVHFKEHKKRLSLWSYPSTGFMLLGLLCHVLGMHINKALYSFSYTCVTVGVAGILLATIYLVVDVHGWKRFTTVLEWLGMNALLIYVLVACNILPLILQGFYWKEPHNNILTLIGIGKHNH is encoded by the exons ATGTGCGAGATTTGGCTTAGAAATGACGAGAAAGTTGATTCTGGAGTATCTTTGCTGAAGAAATATAAATGGCAATG GGCCATGGCGTTCATGCTTAGTACAATATATCTTCTGATGTTATATGGTTTATATGTTCCCGATTGGGAATACCATATCCCCTTCGAAGCATCTTCCAGAGCTGAGGTATTCAAG GTGAAATGTGGAGTTCGAGCTGATACGGGACCGGCATGCAATGCTGCGGGAATGATTGATCGTGCAGTTTTAGGTATTCAACGCTTGTACCGCAAGCCAATATATGCCAGAACAGAA CAATGCAGTATCAACTCACCTGATTATGGTCCACTTCCTCCAGATGCTCCTTCATGGTGTCGAGCCCCCTTCGATCCAGAAGGAATTTTAAG TACAGTGATGGCAATTGTCTCGTGCTTGCTAGGTTTACAGTATGGACATGTTATCGTCCACTTTAAG GAACACAAAAAAAGACTTTCTCTGTGGTCATATCCATCAACAGGCTTTATGCTCCTGGGATTGCTGTGTCACGTCTTAG GGATGCATATCAACAAGGCTCTTTACTCCTTCAGTTATACATGTGTTACTGTTGGCGTCGCAGGGATTCTACTCGCTACAATATATCTAGTG GTAGATGTGCATGGATGGAAGCGGTTCACCACAGTGCTTGAATGGTTGGGAATGAACGCGCTGCTGATATACGTTCTTGTAGCGTGCAATATCTTACCTCTTATTCTACAGGGGTTTTACTGGAAGGAACCTCATAACAACATT CTGACGTTGATTGGAATCGGGAAACATAATCATTGA